The sequence CAACGTGCTCAAGTGCCGCCCGCCGCAGAACCGCAATCCGCAGCCCGACGAGGTGGACGCCTGCTCGCCCTACCTGCTCCGGCAGGTGGAGCTGGTGAAGCCCCGGGTGATTTTGGCGTTCGGCGCCTTTGCCGCGCAGACGCTGCTGGGCACGGACATCACCATCGGCAAGCTGCGCGGCCGCACGCACCAGTACCGGGGAATTCCGCTCGTTCCCACCTATCACCCGGCCGCCTGCCTGCGGCACCCGGCCTGGGTGCGCTCAGTGTGGGAAGACCTGCAGCGGGCGCGCGACGTCCTTGAGGCGGCCTAGGCCGCAGCCCGAAATCTTGAGCCCGCGTCCGCGCGGGACCTTCTGATCGAAATTCGCTCTTTAGCAGTACCGGAGCCGCATGTCCATCGCAACTCCCTTCGTTCCCAGAGTCGCCGCGCCGCCGCCGCCCCCGTCGGCGTTCGCGGACCGCTCTCCCCCGTATTCCGCCGAGGCCGAGCTGGCCGTGCTGGGCGGAATGCTGATCGACGCCGACGCCCTGACCAAGGCCATCGAGGTCGTCGACGACACGATGTTCTACCGCGAGGGGAACCGCCGCGCCTTTCGGGCGATGCAGCGGATCTTCGAGCGCGGGGACGTGATCGACGCGCTGACCCTGGCCGAGGACCTGCGCAACCACGGCGACCTGGAATCCGTGGGCGGCATGCAGTTCATCGCTTCCATCATGGACGCGGTGCCCACGGCGGCGAACATCGAGTACCACGCCAAGATCGTCCGCGAAAAGGCGCTGCTGCGCCGGCTGATCGAGGCGGCGACCACGATTATCCAGGACACGTACGACAATCCGGGCGAGGTAGACGAGCTTCTCGACAAGGCCGAGCACAAGATCTTCGAGGTCGCGCAGACGCACGACCGCAAGGGCTTCGTTTGGATCAAGGAGATCCTGTGGCCCACGTTCGAGAAGATCGAGGCCCTGCAGAACAATAACTCCTCCGTCACCGGCGTCCCCACCGGCTTCGCCGACCTCGACGAGCTGACGGCCGGCTTCCAGCCCAGCGACCTGATCATTGTAGCAGCTCGCCCGTCAATGGGAAAAACTGCATTTACCCTCAACATCGCCCAGCATGCGGCGATCTCGGCGAAGAAGCCCGTCGCGTTCTTCTCGCTGGAAATGAGCAAGGAGTCGCTTGTGCAGCGCGTCCTCTGCGCCGAGGCGCGCGTGGACGCCAGCCGGCTGCGCCGGGGGCGCCTGCTGGATGACGAGTACGCGCGCTTGGCTACGGCCGCGGGCTACCTGAACACCGCGCCCATCTACATCGACGACTCCGCCGGCATCTCGGTGCTGGAGATGCG is a genomic window of Longimicrobium sp. containing:
- a CDS encoding uracil-DNA glycosylase produces the protein NVLKCRPPQNRNPQPDEVDACSPYLLRQVELVKPRVILAFGAFAAQTLLGTDITIGKLRGRTHQYRGIPLVPTYHPAACLRHPAWVRSVWEDLQRARDVLEAA
- the dnaB gene encoding replicative DNA helicase, encoding MSIATPFVPRVAAPPPPPSAFADRSPPYSAEAELAVLGGMLIDADALTKAIEVVDDTMFYREGNRRAFRAMQRIFERGDVIDALTLAEDLRNHGDLESVGGMQFIASIMDAVPTAANIEYHAKIVREKALLRRLIEAATTIIQDTYDNPGEVDELLDKAEHKIFEVAQTHDRKGFVWIKEILWPTFEKIEALQNNNSSVTGVPTGFADLDELTAGFQPSDLIIVAARPSMGKTAFTLNIAQHAAISAKKPVAFFSLEMSKESLVQRVLCAEARVDASRLRRGRLLDDEYARLATAAGYLNTAPIYIDDSAGISVLEMRAKARRLKSDRQDLSLIIVDYLQLMTGGKGKTENRQQEVSEISRGLKALAKELDVPVVALSQLSRAVEQRPDKRPMMSDLRESGAIEQDADLIMFLYRPEYYFGPTDKEGNNIEGRAEVIIGKQRNGATGTVQMMFLKEFTRFESYSPRNDGPPEY